CCCCGCGACGCGCTCCGTGCCGGACATGGCATCCTCTTGTGAATCGGTGTGAGATGGTCAAGGCTCCCGGAGGACCGGGAACGACCTCCCGAGACGAACACAGCCGTCACAGCCTTCCGAGGAGCGGATGACCACAACCTGGAACTACGGCGACCCCTACGCCTACATGGACAGGGTCGCCGGCGGCATGCCCCCCGTCATCATCTGCCTGGCCGCGAACGGCGGCATCCAGGGCAAGGAGTATAACGACGCCCTCCCGGAGACGTCCGAGGAACTGGCCGACTCCGTCGGCGAGGCGTACGACGCGGGCGCCTCGATGGTGCACATCCACGCCCGCGACCCCGGGACGCTGTGGAAGGGGGCGACGACGACGGAAGTGTGGCTGGAAGCGAACCGCCGCCTGCGCGAACGCTGCCCCGAGATCATCATCAACAACACGACTGGCGGCGACCTGTGGATGGACGATGAACAGCGCCTGTCCTGCCTCGACGCCAACCCCGAGGTCGCGTCGCTGAACCTCGCCCCGGACATGGGCAAGTTCAAACTCAAGCCGCGCGGGGAGGAGTACACGCACCCCCGCCCCGCGATCGACTTCGACGACTGCACGCCCTTTTCCTACAAGCAGATCGCACACTTCGCGGCGGAGATGAAGGCGCGCGGCATCAAGCCCGAACTCGAGACGTACCACCCCGGCTGCGGGTGGGTGATCCGGGACCTGATGGCGCAGGGCCTCATCGAACCGCCCTACTGGGTACAGACCGTGATGGGCTACCAGACGTCGAGCTGGCCGACCGTCGACAACGTCGTGAACATGGTCCGCGAGTTCCCGGAGGGTTCCGTCTGGCTCTGCTCCGGCATCGGACCGCACCAGCTCCCGATGACCACGCTCGCGACCCTCATGGGAGGACATGTCCGCGTCGGCCTCGAGGACAACATCTACTACCGCCGCGGCCACAAGGTGGAGAGCAACCGCCAGCTCGTGGAGCGCGCCGTCCGGATCGCGCACGAGCTGAACCGCGAGGTCGCCACGCCCGCGCAGGCGCGCGAGATGCTGGGCCTCTCTTCAACCCCCTCACAGTACGGCTGAGCCCATGACCGAGCCCATCACCGAGCCGGCGTCCCCGGACGCGGGCGGCGAGCGGGAGGTCCTCGGGAGAGGGATCCGGCTTCGGTCGCTCTTCTCGCTCGCCTTCGGCACCATCATCGGGGTCGGCTGGATCACGGTCATGGGGGCGTGGCTGAGCGGCGCCGGCGCGATCGGGGCCATCATCGCCTTCGTGGTCGGCGGCCTCGGCATGCTCGCGATCGGGCTCTGCTACTCGGAGATGGCGGCCGCGTACCCGGTCACCGGCGGCGAGGTCGCGTACGTGTTCGAGGCGTGGGGGGCGCGCTGGAGCTTCGCCGCCGCGTGGTTCCTCGCCTTCTCCTACATCTTCACGACCTCCTTCGAGGCGATCTCCGTG
This region of Candidatus Palauibacter polyketidifaciens genomic DNA includes:
- a CDS encoding 3-keto-5-aminohexanoate cleavage protein, which translates into the protein MTTTWNYGDPYAYMDRVAGGMPPVIICLAANGGIQGKEYNDALPETSEELADSVGEAYDAGASMVHIHARDPGTLWKGATTTEVWLEANRRLRERCPEIIINNTTGGDLWMDDEQRLSCLDANPEVASLNLAPDMGKFKLKPRGEEYTHPRPAIDFDDCTPFSYKQIAHFAAEMKARGIKPELETYHPGCGWVIRDLMAQGLIEPPYWVQTVMGYQTSSWPTVDNVVNMVREFPEGSVWLCSGIGPHQLPMTTLATLMGGHVRVGLEDNIYYRRGHKVESNRQLVERAVRIAHELNREVATPAQAREMLGLSSTPSQYG